From the Kogia breviceps isolate mKogBre1 chromosome 15, mKogBre1 haplotype 1, whole genome shotgun sequence genome, one window contains:
- the C15H18orf32 gene encoding LOW QUALITY PROTEIN: UPF0729 protein C18orf32 homolog (The sequence of the model RefSeq protein was modified relative to this genomic sequence to represent the inferred CDS: deleted 1 base in 1 codon), producing the protein MVCIPCIVIPVLLWVYKKFLEPYIYPLISPFVSRMWPRKAIQESNDKNKGKIDCKGADVNGLPQETRGPTEISDKKKN; encoded by the exons ATGGTGTGCATTCCCTGCATCGTCATTCCAGTTCTGCTCTGGGTCTACAAAAAGTTCCTGGAACCATATATATACCCTCTGATTTCCCCCTTTGTTAGTCGTATGTGGCCTAGGAAAGCTATACAAGAATCCAACgataaaaacaaaggcaaaatagACTGTAAG GGTGCAGACGTAAATGGATTACCG CAAGAGACAAGAGGACCAACAGAAATctctgataaaaagaaaaactaa